GTCGTTCGCGGGCGTCGAGGTGGTGCCCGTGGTCGAGACGACCGACCACGTCGACATCGACGAGAAGGAACTGCGGGTCGACGTCTACCGCTCGTCCGGCCCCGGCGGCCAGGGCGTCAACACGACCGACTCGGCGGTGCGCCTGACGCACATCCCGACCGGCATCGTGGTCTCCTGCCAGAACGAGCGCTCGCAGCTCCAGAACAAGGCCACCGCGATGGCCGTGCTCCAGGCGAAGCTGCTGGAGCGGCAGCGGCAGGAGGAGCAGGCCCGGATGGACGCCCTCAAGGACACCGGGTCCAGCTGGGGCAACCAGATGCGGTCCTACGTGCTGCACCCGTACCAGATGGTCAAGGACCTGCGCACGGAGCACGAGGTCGGGAACCCGTCCGCGGTGCTCGACGGCGAGATCGACGACTTCCTGGAAGCGGGCATCCGCTGGCGCAAGCAGAGCCAGTCCTGATCGGTCAAGCCGCCGTCCGGCCCCGGGAAGAAGGGCGAGACGGAGGCTTTACCCGGGCCGCGAGTACACTCGCCCCTCGTGATTCGCCTCGAACACGTGTCCAAGGTCTACAAGAGCTCCGCGCGCCCCGCTCTCGACAACGTCTCGGTCGAGATGGGCAAGGGTGAGTTCGTGTTCCTCATCGGGCCTTCCGGTTCCGGGAAGTCCACGTTCCTGCGGCTCCTGCTGCGGGAGGAAGTGCCCAGCAAGGGCCGCGTGTACGTGTCGAACTTCGACGTGGCCAAGATGTCCCGGCGCAGGGTCCCCCGCCTGCGCCAGTCCATCGGCTGCGTGTTCCAGGACTTCCGGCTGCTGGCCAACAAGACCGTGGCGGAGAACGTCGCGTTCGCCTTGGAGGTCATCGGCAAGCCGCGCAACACCATCGTCAAGGTGGTGCCCGAGGTGCTCCAGCTGGTCGGCCTCGACGGCAAGGCGGACCGGATGCCGCACGAGCTGTCCGGTGGTGAGCAGCAGCGGGTGGCGATCGCCCGCGCGTTCGTCAACCGGCCGCTGGTGCTGCTCGCCGACGAGCCGACGGGAAACCTGGATCCCGACACCAGCCAGGACATCATGTTGCTGCTGGAGCGGATCAACCGCACCGGCACGACGGTGTTGATGGCCACCCACGACCACTCCATCGTCGACTCCATGCGCCGTCGGGTGGTCGAGCTGGACAACGGCCGGATCATCCGCGACGACGCGCGGGGTGTTTACGGCGTGGGCCGCTGAGCCCGAGGCCGACGGACCCCCTCATCCCCCGACTCTGAGGAACGTTCCCCCCGATGCGTACCAGCTTCGTGTTCAGCGAGGTCGTCACCGGCCTGCGCCGGAACGTCACGATGACCATCGCGATGATCCTCACGACCGCGATCTCCCTCTTCCTGCTCGGTGTCGGCCTCCTGGTCGTCAACATGGTGGGCAAGATGCAGGACGACTACCTCGGCAAGCTCGAGGTGGCGGTCCACCTCACGAACGACATCAGCGCCAACGACAAGGACTGCACGCAGCAGCCGTGCGCGGGCCTGCGCACGCAGCTGGAGGGCACGTCCGGCGTCGAGTCGGTCGTCTACGACAACCGCGACAAGGGCTACGAGCGGTTCAAGAAGGTCTTCGAGTCGCAGCCCGAGCTGGCCAAGCTGGCCCGCCCGGAGGCCATCCCGGCCATGTTCCGGGTGAAGCTGGTCGACGCCGAGCGGTCCGACGTGATCGTGCAGGCGTTCAGCGACAAGGCCGGCGTGAAGAAGATCGACGACCAGCGCGAGGACCTCGACCGGCTGTTCGGCTTCCTCAACGGCGTGCGTGACGCGGCGTTGGCGCTGGCGCTGCTCCAGGCGTTCGCGGCGCTGATGTTGATCTCGAACACCATCCAGGTGTCGGCGTTCACCAGGCGGACCGAGGTCGGCATCATGCGGCTGGTGGGCGCGACCCGCTGGTACACGCAGCTGCCGTTCCTCATCGAGGCGGTGGTCGCGGGCATCATCGGCGCGGTGCTGTCGATCGGGCTGCTCGTGGTGACCAAGGTCTTCCTGCTCAACCGGGTGCTGGGCGACCTGTTCGCGTCCAACATCATCCCGGAGGTGAGCATGATCGAGATCCTGTTCATCTCGCCGATACTGCTGGGCGTCTCGATCCTGATCTCCGCGTTGACGGGCTACGTCACCCTGCGCCTCTACGTCCGCCTGTAGCTGCGTCCGATAACCGCTGGCCTGCTCACGTAAGGTTTCGGTCATGGTCAAGGAACGCGGTCAGAAGGTGATCGCGTCGAACCGCAAGGCTCGGCACGACTACACCATCCTCGACACCTTCGAAGCGGGTGTCGTGCTCGTCGGCACCGAGGTGAAGAGCCTGCGCATGGGCCGGGCGTCCCTTGTGGACGCCTTCGCCCAGGTGGACAACAACGAGATCTGGCTGCACGCGCTGCACATCCCCG
This is a stretch of genomic DNA from Saccharothrix ecbatanensis. It encodes these proteins:
- the ftsE gene encoding cell division ATP-binding protein FtsE codes for the protein MIRLEHVSKVYKSSARPALDNVSVEMGKGEFVFLIGPSGSGKSTFLRLLLREEVPSKGRVYVSNFDVAKMSRRRVPRLRQSIGCVFQDFRLLANKTVAENVAFALEVIGKPRNTIVKVVPEVLQLVGLDGKADRMPHELSGGEQQRVAIARAFVNRPLVLLADEPTGNLDPDTSQDIMLLLERINRTGTTVLMATHDHSIVDSMRRRVVELDNGRIIRDDARGVYGVGR
- the ftsX gene encoding permease-like cell division protein FtsX, which translates into the protein MRTSFVFSEVVTGLRRNVTMTIAMILTTAISLFLLGVGLLVVNMVGKMQDDYLGKLEVAVHLTNDISANDKDCTQQPCAGLRTQLEGTSGVESVVYDNRDKGYERFKKVFESQPELAKLARPEAIPAMFRVKLVDAERSDVIVQAFSDKAGVKKIDDQREDLDRLFGFLNGVRDAALALALLQAFAALMLISNTIQVSAFTRRTEVGIMRLVGATRWYTQLPFLIEAVVAGIIGAVLSIGLLVVTKVFLLNRVLGDLFASNIIPEVSMIEILFISPILLGVSILISALTGYVTLRLYVRL